A region from the Variovorax paradoxus genome encodes:
- a CDS encoding DUF3540 domain-containing protein — protein MNPTVQNSPAGRSRTCKTAPAIGCEWCVGVLHMTPRGGLMVLSGEQKLKASRAASCLLAPASGDSVACLRVAPNEVWIMSILQREEGVPNVVNCAGDMRIAAAGGTLVLDAARIGIRSDDFELSTGNAAVAVDTGDVVGRQLRVVSSTLKIVGSVLSSVLDRVQHFSKSYLRTTEGIDRVSATHVEVEAQQLMRFEGEHALINGRELIKARGAQIHFG, from the coding sequence ATGAACCCCACAGTGCAGAACTCCCCCGCGGGGCGCAGCCGCACCTGCAAGACCGCGCCCGCCATCGGCTGCGAATGGTGCGTGGGCGTGCTTCACATGACGCCGCGCGGCGGGTTGATGGTGTTGAGCGGCGAACAGAAACTCAAGGCTTCGCGTGCCGCGAGCTGCCTGCTGGCACCGGCCTCGGGCGACAGCGTCGCCTGCCTGCGCGTGGCGCCCAACGAAGTGTGGATCATGTCGATCCTGCAGCGCGAAGAAGGCGTTCCCAATGTTGTGAATTGCGCTGGGGACATGCGCATTGCCGCTGCGGGCGGCACGCTGGTGCTGGACGCGGCACGCATCGGCATCAGGTCCGACGACTTCGAGCTGTCCACCGGCAACGCCGCCGTGGCGGTCGATACGGGCGATGTCGTCGGGCGGCAGCTTCGCGTGGTCAGCTCGACCCTCAAGATCGTCGGCTCAGTGCTGTCGTCGGTGCTCGACCGCGTGCAGCATTTCAGCAAGAGCTATCTGCGCACCACCGAAGGAATCGACCGGGTGAGCGCGACGCACGTCGAGGTCGAGGCCCAGCAACTGATGCGGTTCGAGGGCGAGCATGCGCTGATCAACGGCCGCGAACTCATCAAGGCGCGGGGCGCGCAGATCCATTTCGGCTGA
- a CDS encoding DUF4150 domain-containing protein, with translation MFANCQLMGTDMGFPDVCITPAAPSPVPVPYPNIAMGPMAIPNCPTLLIMGGPAHNLGTTIPMTNGDNSGVLLGVASGTVMGPSRHLTGAFTVLWNGMPATRLTSVSLQNSTNCPGVRTVPSQPLVLLLAP, from the coding sequence ATGTTTGCCAATTGCCAGTTGATGGGAACAGACATGGGCTTTCCGGACGTGTGCATCACGCCCGCCGCGCCTTCGCCTGTGCCCGTGCCGTACCCGAACATCGCGATGGGTCCGATGGCCATACCGAACTGCCCCACGCTCCTGATCATGGGCGGACCGGCCCACAACCTGGGCACCACCATCCCGATGACCAACGGCGACAACTCGGGCGTGCTGCTGGGCGTGGCCTCGGGGACCGTCATGGGGCCGAGCCGGCACCTGACGGGCGCCTTCACCGTTCTCTGGAACGGCATGCCTGCGACGCGGCTCACCAGCGTCTCGCTGCAGAACAGCACCAATTGCCCGGGCGTGCGCACGGTACCGAGCCAGCCGCTCGTGCTGTTGCTGGCACCGTAG
- a CDS encoding type VI secretion system Vgr family protein: protein MADHEFRIESDSPANGELMFWRIVGHEALARPSTYELTVLSKNRALEAKDILGRAFDVVIEFQDKDGGVHERHCQGHAVRFERTGHVGRHFEYRIGLRSWFWLLTKRINSRILQDKKVLEVLDAVFEDSPIKRFKKTKTSNVIGTHNPRRYCVQHQESDYQFLSRLLEDEGIYYWFDAHDAPGTMHLSDASDIAHDKLPVEGTLRHMATDTTEARHNEISRWVSARQFDTGTYASQDSNFKSIKKKLEAAGGTPDKHELAEFEAFEFAGGYFSGGDADDKGKLRGEEIVARRQRHWALTTWPDVAAGRSFTFEGDPDGTRDGDYIIAACTFVASHPGYESIAHSTPRMPIEQALREALDDDAVNAQARPALEVLIADAPALRTDPQGTSAFLITAIPVDVPFRPPRLTPRVVMPGPQSAIVVGPAGEEIHADDFGRVKVHFHWDRYDKSDEKSTCWVRVSQPWAGKGWGGYFIPRIGQEVIVDFLNGDPDRPIIVGRVYNDDQPIPFGSHTQSGFRTRSTPKGSASNCNEFRFEDKKGSEQVYLHAEKNQDIEVENDETHWVGHDRTKTIDHDETTHVKHDRTETVDNNETISVHGQRTETVDKNETITIHQNRTETVDQNETISIGQNRSITVGASETATVALQRTHSVGINETITVGAAQEITVGAMQAVTVGASQTINVGANQSSSIGADRSVDVGANLSTNVGADESRIVGAGRTTSVGKDDSLTVGKNLVISAGDSISITTGSASITMKKDGTIVIKGKDITIDASGKINAKASGDIVMKGSKILQN, encoded by the coding sequence ATGGCTGATCACGAGTTCCGTATCGAAAGCGATTCGCCCGCCAACGGCGAGCTGATGTTCTGGCGCATCGTCGGCCACGAAGCGCTCGCACGCCCGTCGACCTATGAGCTCACCGTGCTCTCGAAGAACCGCGCGCTCGAGGCCAAGGACATCCTGGGCCGCGCGTTCGACGTGGTCATCGAGTTCCAGGACAAGGACGGCGGCGTGCACGAGCGCCACTGCCAGGGCCACGCGGTGCGCTTCGAGCGCACAGGCCACGTGGGCCGGCATTTCGAATACCGCATCGGCTTGCGCTCGTGGTTCTGGCTGCTCACCAAACGCATCAACTCGCGCATCCTGCAGGACAAGAAAGTGCTCGAGGTACTCGACGCGGTGTTCGAGGACAGCCCCATCAAGCGCTTCAAGAAAACGAAGACCAGCAACGTGATCGGCACGCACAACCCGCGGCGCTATTGCGTTCAGCACCAGGAGAGCGACTACCAGTTCCTGTCGCGGTTGTTGGAAGACGAAGGCATCTACTACTGGTTCGACGCGCATGACGCGCCCGGCACCATGCACCTGTCGGATGCGAGCGACATCGCGCACGACAAGCTGCCCGTGGAGGGCACCCTGCGCCACATGGCCACCGACACCACCGAGGCGCGCCACAACGAGATCTCGCGCTGGGTGAGCGCGCGGCAGTTCGACACCGGCACCTACGCCTCGCAAGACAGCAACTTCAAGTCGATCAAGAAGAAGCTCGAAGCCGCGGGCGGCACGCCCGACAAGCACGAACTGGCCGAGTTCGAGGCCTTCGAGTTCGCGGGCGGCTACTTCTCGGGCGGCGACGCGGACGACAAGGGCAAGCTGCGCGGCGAAGAGATCGTGGCGCGCCGCCAGCGCCACTGGGCGCTCACCACCTGGCCCGACGTGGCCGCCGGCCGCAGCTTCACCTTCGAGGGCGACCCCGACGGCACGCGCGATGGCGACTACATCATCGCGGCCTGCACTTTCGTTGCGAGCCACCCCGGCTACGAGAGCATTGCGCACAGCACGCCGCGCATGCCCATCGAGCAGGCGCTGCGCGAGGCGCTCGACGACGACGCCGTGAACGCCCAGGCGCGGCCCGCGCTCGAGGTGCTGATCGCCGACGCCCCCGCGCTGCGCACCGACCCGCAGGGCACCAGCGCCTTCCTGATCACCGCGATTCCTGTCGACGTGCCGTTCCGTCCGCCGCGGCTCACGCCGCGCGTGGTGATGCCGGGGCCGCAGTCGGCCATCGTTGTGGGGCCGGCCGGCGAGGAGATCCACGCCGACGACTTCGGCCGCGTGAAGGTGCACTTCCACTGGGACCGCTACGACAAGAGCGACGAGAAGTCCACCTGCTGGGTGCGCGTGTCGCAGCCGTGGGCGGGCAAGGGCTGGGGCGGGTATTTCATTCCGCGCATCGGGCAGGAGGTGATCGTCGACTTCCTGAACGGCGACCCCGACCGGCCGATCATCGTGGGCCGCGTCTACAACGACGACCAGCCGATCCCGTTCGGCTCGCACACGCAGAGCGGCTTTCGCACGCGCTCCACGCCCAAGGGCAGCGCCTCGAACTGCAACGAATTCCGCTTCGAGGACAAGAAGGGCTCCGAGCAGGTGTACCTGCATGCCGAGAAGAACCAGGACATCGAGGTCGAGAACGACGAAACCCACTGGGTCGGCCATGACCGCACCAAGACCATCGACCACGACGAGACCACGCACGTCAAGCACGACCGCACCGAGACAGTGGACAACAACGAGACCATCAGCGTGCACGGCCAGCGCACCGAAACGGTAGACAAGAACGAGACCATCACGATTCATCAGAACCGGACGGAGACGGTGGATCAGAACGAGACCATCTCCATCGGGCAGAACCGCAGCATCACCGTGGGCGCGAGCGAGACGGCGACCGTGGCGCTGCAGCGCACGCATTCGGTGGGGATCAACGAGACCATCACGGTGGGCGCGGCGCAGGAGATCACGGTGGGGGCGATGCAGGCGGTGACCGTGGGAGCCAGCCAGACGATCAATGTGGGGGCGAACCAGTCGAGCAGCATCGGGGCCGATCGGTCGGTGGATGTGGGGGCGAATCTCTCCACCAATGTGGGCGCCGACGAATCGCGCATCGTGGGCGCAGGCCGCACGACCAGCGTCGGGAAGGACGACTCGCTCACGGTCGGCAAGAACCTGGTCATCAGCGCGGGCGACTCCATCTCGATCACGACGGGCAGCGCGAGCATCACGATGAAGAAGGACGGGACCATCGTCATCAAGGGCAAGGACATCACGATCGACGCCTCGGGAAAGATCAACGCGAAGGCGAGCGGCGACATCGTGATGAAAGGCTCGAAGATTTTGCAGAACTGA
- a CDS encoding DUF6484 domain-containing protein — MSKRESIDELLAARPEPSPPPGLPAVVVGELVALVDEGQTPLVLFPGQPCGMAMRARTAVDLHGVHIGQQVMLVFEAGDAAQPIVTGVLQPVQGWPLAQAPGEVQIEQDGRRMVVGAREQLVLRCGKASITLTKAGKILIRGAYVASVSSGVNRIKGGSVQLN; from the coding sequence ATGAGCAAACGAGAGTCAATTGACGAGCTGCTGGCCGCGCGGCCGGAGCCCTCGCCGCCGCCCGGCCTGCCGGCCGTGGTGGTGGGGGAGCTGGTTGCGTTGGTGGACGAGGGACAGACGCCCCTTGTGCTGTTCCCCGGCCAGCCGTGCGGCATGGCCATGCGTGCACGCACGGCAGTGGACCTGCACGGCGTGCACATCGGACAGCAGGTGATGCTGGTCTTCGAGGCGGGCGATGCGGCACAGCCCATCGTGACCGGCGTGCTCCAGCCGGTGCAAGGCTGGCCATTGGCGCAAGCGCCGGGCGAGGTCCAAATCGAGCAGGACGGCCGACGCATGGTCGTCGGCGCCCGCGAGCAACTGGTCTTGCGCTGCGGCAAGGCGAGCATCACGCTCACCAAGGCCGGCAAGATCCTGATCCGGGGCGCGTATGTCGCCAGCGTCTCGAGCGGGGTCAATCGCATCAAGGGCGGGTCGGTCCAGCTGAACTGA
- a CDS encoding DUF2169 family type VI secretion system accessory protein: MELINATRMVTGYTMGVEPSGRELLVVVIKGTFVLPLPGEAVRLHDEQVPLLMADTFMGAPGFSAPLHEADFAPRKPHCDVLLAGRAYAPGGRPVTRAGVGLHVGPLHKSFDVVGHRVWEAGLGAVRASLPLPFETMGLHYGCAFGGVDDASDDPAEHSAYAVNPVGRGYRRRLKASWIDGTPLPHTEESGVLVDTPDGNFRPMAFGPVARGWPQRACHAGTYDQAWLDTGFPFPPADFDDRYYQAAPLDQQIPIPETGLQVRLENLTPDGLRHFVLPLFEAPIHVFPKNNAKREDLVARLDTIVFEPDQERFTMQWRVARPLRDNMFEVSQVLVGRKGEDWWQARDEMAFPIRVVSAPADADADMEAFE, encoded by the coding sequence ATGGAACTGATCAATGCCACCCGCATGGTGACCGGCTACACGATGGGCGTGGAGCCCAGCGGCAGGGAACTGCTGGTCGTCGTGATCAAGGGCACCTTCGTGCTGCCCCTGCCCGGAGAAGCCGTGCGCCTGCACGACGAGCAGGTGCCGCTGCTCATGGCCGACACCTTCATGGGCGCGCCCGGATTTAGCGCCCCGCTGCACGAAGCCGACTTCGCGCCGCGCAAGCCCCATTGCGATGTGCTGCTCGCTGGCCGCGCCTACGCTCCCGGCGGCCGGCCGGTCACGCGCGCGGGCGTCGGCTTGCACGTCGGGCCGTTGCACAAGAGCTTTGACGTGGTCGGCCATCGCGTCTGGGAGGCCGGTCTCGGCGCGGTTCGCGCCAGCCTGCCCCTGCCGTTCGAGACGATGGGCCTGCACTACGGATGTGCATTCGGCGGCGTCGACGATGCCTCCGACGATCCTGCCGAGCACAGCGCTTACGCGGTCAACCCGGTGGGACGAGGTTATCGCAGGCGGTTGAAGGCATCGTGGATCGACGGCACGCCGTTGCCCCATACAGAGGAGTCGGGCGTGTTGGTGGACACGCCCGATGGGAATTTCCGCCCAATGGCCTTCGGGCCGGTCGCGCGCGGCTGGCCGCAGCGCGCCTGCCATGCCGGCACGTACGACCAGGCGTGGCTGGACACCGGGTTTCCATTTCCGCCGGCGGATTTCGACGATCGCTACTACCAGGCGGCGCCGCTCGATCAGCAGATACCGATTCCCGAAACAGGCCTCCAAGTGCGGCTGGAGAACCTCACGCCCGATGGGTTGCGCCACTTCGTGCTGCCGTTATTCGAGGCGCCCATCCATGTCTTTCCGAAGAACAACGCAAAACGCGAGGATCTGGTCGCCCGGCTGGACACGATCGTCTTCGAGCCCGACCAGGAGCGCTTCACGATGCAATGGCGCGTTGCACGACCGTTACGCGACAACATGTTCGAGGTGTCGCAGGTACTGGTCGGCCGCAAGGGCGAGGACTGGTGGCAGGCGCGCGACGAGATGGCGTTCCCCATCCGGGTCGTCAGTGCGCCGGCGGACGCGGATGCGGACATGGAGGCCTTCGAATGA
- a CDS encoding PAAR-like domain-containing protein, with translation MSNEVYANNMEVSCKAAAGKSICAFPDVCFTPPQTPATPPGVPIPYPNTGLASDSTNGSTSVKISGKEVMLKNKSYFKKSTGDEAGCAPKKGIINSKITGKVYFNAWSMDVKIEGENVVRNLDLTTHNHGSTANEAVPWPYQDAIAMNVKGHPCKGMAKDIQDNCAGANDYGRDCCKARKCMLAPYSPNTCCNAPSTSKQMTPHHPLPSKEFVAHAGRGKPDPTTNYVSNKAPCVCLKGTSHAKHTEHGKVGCNYTVEKNKWFKDPANKGKKYTLKEGIKTAAKSAQGKINSGDSKGCDEKCMARQLALGHSRMKLTVKTNDPLPRSRQHA, from the coding sequence TTGAGCAACGAGGTTTACGCCAACAACATGGAGGTGTCGTGCAAGGCGGCGGCGGGAAAGTCGATCTGCGCCTTTCCTGACGTCTGCTTCACGCCGCCGCAGACGCCCGCCACGCCCCCGGGCGTGCCGATACCCTACCCGAACACCGGACTCGCATCGGACTCCACCAACGGCTCCACGAGCGTGAAGATATCGGGCAAGGAAGTGATGCTGAAGAACAAGAGCTACTTCAAGAAAAGCACCGGCGACGAGGCGGGCTGTGCACCCAAGAAGGGCATCATCAACAGCAAGATCACCGGCAAGGTCTACTTCAATGCCTGGTCGATGGACGTGAAGATCGAAGGCGAGAACGTCGTGCGCAACCTCGACCTGACCACCCACAACCACGGCAGCACGGCCAACGAGGCCGTTCCGTGGCCTTACCAGGATGCGATCGCGATGAATGTCAAGGGCCATCCGTGCAAGGGCATGGCCAAGGACATCCAGGACAATTGCGCGGGTGCCAACGACTATGGGCGCGACTGCTGCAAGGCACGCAAATGCATGCTGGCGCCGTACTCGCCCAACACCTGCTGCAACGCGCCGAGCACCTCCAAGCAGATGACGCCGCATCATCCGCTGCCCTCCAAGGAGTTCGTAGCCCACGCAGGCCGCGGTAAGCCGGACCCCACCACCAACTACGTGTCGAACAAGGCGCCCTGCGTCTGTCTGAAGGGCACATCGCACGCCAAGCACACCGAGCACGGCAAGGTAGGCTGCAACTACACGGTCGAGAAGAACAAGTGGTTCAAGGACCCGGCCAACAAGGGCAAGAAATACACCCTGAAGGAAGGCATCAAGACCGCGGCCAAGTCGGCCCAGGGAAAGATCAATTCGGGTGATTCCAAGGGCTGCGACGAAAAATGCATGGCGCGGCAGCTGGCGCTCGGACACAGCCGCATGAAGCTCACGGTAAAGACCAACGACCCGCTGCCGCGATCCAGGCAGCATGCCTGA
- a CDS encoding TIGR02270 family protein, whose translation MPVAEHPAAMQSGRAPVQLVVQQHVDEAVQLRRVRSVLVRAPHVRLHRLARLDERITAHLDGIGVAGAWGAALSLQTLESAGAAEFFVVTVRAIEDRDTGRLSRLLAAAGALPDGRVGLLSAFGWVEAAALRGLVQPLLDAHDPWWREVGLVACDHHGVDPGGTLIEALADADAGLRQRALRTAGRRGRTDLRAACMASMGDADSVCAFEAARAALLTGDRGASMAVLESIATVGGLHSHEALALVLKAVAPDRGFALLAGFANDRAHARTLVRGAGHLGDPHGIAWLIEQMHDPGLARLAGESFSLITGLDLAFLDLECDPPDALASGPDDDPNNHDVSMDEDDSLPWPDPGKIGVWWQANGHRFPAGQHFFMGEPPSRANCIRVLREGSQRERAAAALHLCLLQPGSPLFPTAAPAWRQQRWLDALAA comes from the coding sequence ATGCCTGTTGCCGAGCATCCCGCCGCCATGCAGTCAGGCCGAGCTCCGGTGCAGCTGGTGGTGCAGCAGCATGTCGACGAGGCCGTTCAACTGAGGCGGGTGCGCTCGGTGCTGGTGCGTGCGCCGCATGTGAGGCTGCATCGTCTCGCGCGGCTCGACGAGCGCATTACGGCGCACCTCGATGGCATCGGCGTCGCAGGTGCTTGGGGCGCGGCCTTGTCGCTGCAGACGCTGGAGAGTGCGGGCGCGGCCGAGTTCTTCGTTGTGACGGTGCGTGCCATCGAAGACCGCGACACCGGCCGGCTCTCCAGGCTGCTGGCAGCGGCTGGCGCATTGCCCGACGGGCGGGTCGGCCTCCTGTCAGCTTTCGGCTGGGTCGAAGCGGCAGCGCTGCGCGGACTGGTGCAGCCGCTGCTCGACGCGCACGACCCCTGGTGGCGCGAGGTGGGGCTGGTGGCCTGCGACCATCATGGCGTGGACCCCGGCGGCACGCTCATCGAAGCGCTGGCCGACGCAGACGCAGGCTTGCGGCAACGCGCGCTGCGCACAGCGGGCCGGCGCGGTCGCACGGACCTGCGCGCCGCCTGCATGGCATCCATGGGCGACGCGGACAGCGTCTGTGCGTTCGAGGCCGCGCGCGCGGCCTTGCTGACCGGCGATCGGGGCGCATCGATGGCCGTGCTCGAATCAATCGCGACCGTAGGCGGGCTGCACAGCCACGAGGCACTCGCGCTGGTGCTGAAGGCCGTCGCCCCGGACCGGGGCTTTGCCTTACTCGCAGGGTTCGCGAACGACCGCGCGCATGCTCGGACGCTGGTCCGCGGCGCCGGTCACCTTGGCGATCCGCATGGCATCGCATGGCTCATCGAGCAGATGCACGACCCCGGGCTGGCCCGGCTTGCGGGCGAATCGTTCAGTCTCATCACCGGACTCGATCTGGCTTTTCTCGATCTCGAATGCGACCCGCCCGATGCCTTGGCGTCCGGTCCCGACGACGACCCCAACAACCACGACGTGTCCATGGACGAGGACGACAGTCTTCCCTGGCCCGATCCCGGGAAGATCGGCGTCTGGTGGCAGGCCAATGGCCATCGGTTTCCCGCTGGTCAGCATTTCTTCATGGGCGAGCCGCCCAGCCGGGCGAACTGCATCCGCGTGCTGCGCGAGGGCAGCCAGCGCGAGCGCGCGGCGGCCGCGCTGCACCTGTGCCTGCTGCAGCCCGGCTCACCGTTGTTTCCCACCGCCGCGCCAGCCTGGCGGCAACAGCGCTGGCTCGACGCCCTGGCGGCCTGA
- the tagH gene encoding type VI secretion system-associated FHA domain protein TagH, producing the protein MIHIAVITRQGAPAGQPIAADFGPNGGTIGRADTNTLVLVDPDRTVSRVHAQVLCRDGQYFVIDRGSNPMQCNGVSLGSGKEAPLTDGARLVVGSFELSVRVSAAAPPALAIPNTVMSAPLGAAPPASTSDDPFADLLAGLGSPAAAAAPAAAGASRARAPAPASADPLLFPDPMESGSRNAQAAQVDPFANLLGPTPSSAPAAGLGALDDFSDLGASPAHGRAAGIDELFGGMGGGGGIGGDPLALSPLADPLLQPNTASSADPLAALQSAAPPTPAPRSDHLPIDQFGFTPPKAITPVPAAAPAEALPQFDDITGQPIRISGPEVASRPFEPLPPPPPPPPPPVQRAPAAAPRTASDDELLAAFLRGLASTHQAPEMLTPGLMERIGSILRSATEGTLQLLLTRQEFKREVRAEVTMIASQANNPLKFSPTVEVALAHLLGPGVRGFMPPEAAMRDAFNDLRAHQFGVMVGMRAALAHVIARFEPEELEKKISAKSALDALFSANRKAKLWDQFVALYGGIASEAEDDFHNLFGKAFLEAYEEQMARLKSDT; encoded by the coding sequence ATGATCCATATCGCTGTCATCACCCGGCAAGGCGCTCCGGCGGGGCAGCCCATCGCCGCCGATTTCGGGCCCAACGGGGGCACCATCGGACGCGCCGACACCAACACGCTGGTGCTCGTCGACCCGGACCGCACGGTCTCGCGTGTGCATGCGCAGGTGCTGTGCCGCGATGGCCAGTACTTCGTCATCGACCGCGGCAGCAATCCGATGCAATGCAACGGCGTGTCGCTGGGCTCGGGCAAGGAGGCGCCGCTCACCGATGGCGCGCGGCTGGTCGTGGGCAGCTTCGAGCTCAGCGTGCGCGTGAGCGCGGCAGCGCCGCCGGCATTGGCCATTCCCAACACCGTGATGTCGGCACCGCTCGGCGCAGCCCCCCCGGCCAGCACCAGCGACGATCCCTTTGCCGACCTGCTTGCGGGGCTCGGATCGCCCGCCGCGGCAGCCGCGCCTGCCGCGGCCGGCGCATCCCGTGCCAGGGCCCCCGCGCCCGCGAGCGCGGATCCGCTGCTCTTTCCCGACCCGATGGAAAGCGGCTCGCGCAACGCGCAGGCCGCGCAGGTCGATCCCTTCGCCAACCTGCTCGGGCCCACGCCGTCGTCTGCGCCGGCCGCAGGCCTCGGTGCGCTCGACGATTTCTCCGACCTCGGCGCGTCGCCAGCGCACGGCAGGGCGGCCGGCATCGACGAACTCTTCGGCGGCATGGGCGGTGGCGGCGGCATTGGCGGCGATCCGCTCGCGCTGTCGCCGCTGGCCGATCCGCTGCTGCAGCCGAACACGGCTTCTTCCGCCGATCCGCTGGCCGCATTGCAGAGCGCGGCGCCGCCCACGCCGGCACCGCGCTCCGACCACCTGCCGATCGACCAGTTCGGCTTCACGCCGCCGAAGGCGATCACGCCGGTTCCGGCCGCCGCGCCCGCGGAAGCGCTGCCGCAGTTCGACGACATCACGGGCCAGCCGATACGCATCAGCGGCCCCGAGGTCGCCAGCCGGCCGTTCGAGCCGCTGCCGCCGCCACCACCACCGCCGCCGCCGCCCGTCCAGCGGGCGCCCGCCGCGGCCCCGCGCACCGCCTCCGACGACGAGCTGCTCGCCGCTTTCCTGCGCGGCCTCGCCAGCACGCACCAGGCGCCCGAGATGCTCACGCCCGGCCTCATGGAGCGCATCGGATCGATTCTTCGCAGCGCCACCGAGGGCACGCTGCAGCTGCTGCTCACGCGCCAGGAGTTCAAGCGCGAGGTGCGCGCCGAGGTCACCATGATCGCGTCGCAGGCGAACAACCCGCTCAAGTTCTCGCCTACGGTGGAGGTGGCGCTTGCGCACCTGCTCGGGCCCGGCGTGCGCGGCTTCATGCCCCCGGAGGCCGCGATGCGCGATGCCTTCAACGATCTGCGCGCCCATCAGTTCGGCGTGATGGTGGGCATGCGCGCGGCGCTGGCCCATGTCATTGCGCGCTTCGAGCCCGAAGAGCTCGAAAAGAAGATCAGCGCGAAGTCGGCGCTCGACGCACTCTTCAGCGCCAACCGCAAGGCCAAGCTCTGGGACCAGTTCGTCGCGCTCTACGGCGGCATCGCGAGCGAGGCGGAAGACGACTTCCACAACCTCTTCGGCAAGGCCTTCCTCGAGGCCTACGAAGAGCAGATGGCGCGCCTCAAGTCGGACACCTGA
- a CDS encoding PP2C family protein-serine/threonine phosphatase has protein sequence MEIEIVTLSRQGGRNYNEDVHGHWHDERYVACLVADGAGGHGGGDVAAATARSSVLGGFSAAPGLDEFTLRTLVEQANRDVVARQAEGGTLAGMRSTIVFAAIDLESQALAWVHSGDSRAYLFRGGAIVARTTDHSLVQQMVAGGMLDEEGARLHPQRNMLLSALGSVEEAPDITVSDRMRLMPGDVLLLCSDGVWEPLGDERLVDTLHASRTPSQWTEQLDAQIKAHAKPGYDNYTALTLWVIPDDVDDATRLMPAAEEETRPASIEEPSAAPGKPLD, from the coding sequence TTGGAAATCGAAATCGTCACGCTGTCCCGACAGGGCGGCCGTAACTACAACGAGGACGTCCATGGCCACTGGCACGACGAGCGCTACGTCGCCTGCCTGGTGGCCGACGGCGCGGGCGGCCATGGCGGCGGCGACGTGGCGGCGGCGACGGCGCGCAGCAGCGTGCTGGGCGGCTTCTCGGCGGCGCCGGGGCTGGACGAATTCACATTGCGTACGCTGGTCGAACAGGCCAACCGCGACGTGGTGGCGCGCCAGGCCGAAGGCGGAACGCTCGCCGGCATGCGCTCGACCATCGTCTTTGCGGCCATCGACCTGGAGAGCCAGGCGCTGGCCTGGGTGCACAGCGGCGACAGCCGCGCCTACCTGTTCCGCGGCGGCGCCATCGTGGCACGCACCACCGATCACAGCCTGGTGCAGCAGATGGTGGCGGGCGGCATGCTCGACGAGGAAGGCGCGCGCCTGCATCCGCAGCGCAACATGCTGCTCTCGGCGCTCGGCTCGGTGGAGGAAGCTCCCGACATCACCGTGTCCGACCGCATGCGCCTGATGCCGGGCGACGTGCTGCTGCTGTGCAGCGACGGCGTGTGGGAGCCGCTGGGCGACGAACGCCTGGTCGACACGCTGCACGCTTCGCGCACGCCCAGCCAGTGGACCGAGCAGCTCGACGCGCAGATCAAGGCGCATGCCAAGCCGGGGTACGACAACTACACGGCGCTCACGCTGTGGGTGATTCCCGATGACGTCGACGACGCCACGCGCCTGATGCCGGCGGCCGAGGAAGAGACGAGGCCGGCTTCGATCGAAGAACCTTCGGCGGCGCCCGGCAAACCGCTGGACTGA
- a CDS encoding peptidoglycan recognition protein family protein, producing the protein MSSKWNNDDYHPYADEYYPLSKHYGGPGAAGLMKKTGIRGLIVHITDGNSLLSSLKTTWENRAASAHFAVDKGGTIAQYIPLSQRSWAVDGWKVDNLWYSVENVAVHGETLTNMQIRMCGYLLAWLNGEYGVPLKLADTPDDSGLSYHAMFTKSKPCPGKPVIAQLQDIVDAAAGLSG; encoded by the coding sequence ATGAGCAGCAAGTGGAACAACGATGACTACCACCCCTATGCGGATGAGTACTACCCGCTGAGCAAGCACTACGGCGGCCCGGGGGCTGCCGGCCTGATGAAGAAGACCGGCATCAGGGGACTGATCGTCCACATCACGGACGGCAACAGCCTGCTCAGCTCGCTCAAGACGACCTGGGAAAACCGGGCGGCCTCGGCCCACTTCGCGGTGGACAAGGGCGGCACGATCGCGCAGTACATTCCGCTGTCGCAGCGCTCGTGGGCCGTCGATGGCTGGAAGGTGGACAACCTCTGGTACAGCGTGGAGAACGTCGCCGTGCACGGCGAAACCCTCACCAACATGCAGATCCGCATGTGCGGCTACCTGCTGGCCTGGCTCAATGGGGAATACGGGGTTCCGCTGAAGCTGGCGGACACGCCGGACGACAGCGGCCTCTCCTACCACGCAATGTTCACCAAGTCGAAGCCCTGCCCCGGCAAGCCGGTCATCGCGCAGCTGCAGGACATCGTGGACGCCGCCGCCGGATTGAGCGGCTAG